In Polaribacter sp. L3A8, a genomic segment contains:
- the cbiD gene encoding cobalt-precorrin-5B (C(1))-methyltransferase CbiD: MGLREVPKGPLRDGFTTGTSATAAAKSALMAIIHQKEITAVKVHLPIDKILEIPVHHCEFTDNTAKCSVIKDAGDDPDVTNGAEIGCILELTQQKGIQFIAGEGVGTVTLKGLELAIGEPAINPVPRKMISSAIQKLLHNYDLECGVSVTIYVTDGRKLAKRTLNERVGIMNGISILGTSGIVKPYSSSSYIASIEQGIDVAVANKNSELVINSGARSEKFLSNKFTHLPEYAFIHYGNWIGETLVKINSSPIDKVSIGIMLGKAVKLAGGVTDTHSCVSSWNKDFVVQIAKEVGFYEADKIRALNMAGRLIELFDFEQNSPFFQLLLDHCYQHTHTKMNKVNLDIYLIHKNGTLIKYIKK; this comes from the coding sequence ATGGGGTTAAGAGAAGTACCAAAAGGCCCTTTAAGAGATGGCTTTACAACCGGAACATCAGCAACTGCAGCAGCAAAATCTGCGTTGATGGCTATTATTCATCAGAAAGAAATAACTGCTGTAAAAGTGCATTTGCCTATTGATAAAATATTGGAAATTCCTGTACATCATTGCGAGTTTACAGATAACACGGCAAAATGTTCCGTAATTAAAGATGCTGGTGATGATCCTGATGTAACAAATGGAGCAGAAATAGGATGTATTTTAGAATTAACACAACAAAAAGGAATTCAATTTATAGCAGGAGAAGGCGTTGGTACAGTAACTCTTAAAGGCTTAGAATTGGCAATTGGAGAACCTGCAATTAATCCTGTGCCTAGAAAAATGATTAGCAGTGCTATTCAAAAACTATTGCACAATTACGATTTAGAATGTGGTGTATCTGTAACTATTTATGTTACTGATGGAAGAAAATTAGCAAAACGGACACTTAATGAACGCGTTGGAATTATGAACGGAATTTCCATTTTAGGAACTTCAGGAATTGTAAAACCATATTCTTCATCTTCATATATCGCAAGCATAGAACAAGGTATTGATGTTGCCGTTGCAAATAAAAACTCTGAGTTAGTTATCAATTCTGGAGCAAGAAGTGAAAAATTCTTATCAAATAAATTTACGCATTTACCAGAATACGCATTTATCCATTATGGTAATTGGATTGGAGAAACACTTGTAAAAATTAACTCCTCTCCTATTGATAAAGTCAGTATAGGAATTATGTTAGGAAAGGCTGTAAAATTAGCTGGTGGAGTTACAGATACGCATAGTTGTGTTTCTAGTTGGAATAAAGATTTTGTTGTACAAATTGCTAAAGAAGTTGGCTTTTATGAAGCTGATAAAATAAGAGCATTAAATATGGCTGGTCGATTGATTGAGTTATTTGATTTTGAACAGAATTCGCCTTTTTTCCAATTGTTATTAGATCATTGTTACCAACATACGCATACAAAAATGAATAAAGTAAATCTTGATATTTACCTTATTCATAAAAATGGAACACTTATAAAATATATTAAAAAATGA
- a CDS encoding DUF6933 domain-containing protein — protein sequence MTHIFTTKKLEKIIHKKINKDDFFVENKLGNWNANVFFIAKKKCILFVNSKTFFSVVIPRFSVKDINNLDQLFIDNLHEQLLYENIEIDYKVMLSEIGEIKFNPTNNNRKTIGILTYNIEKMNYFKYEYPVFNNLVIREMTEKLNNTPFKQLDWKNPGEKMLSLLKEQSLI from the coding sequence ATGACACACATTTTCACAACAAAAAAACTGGAGAAAATAATCCACAAGAAAATAAATAAAGACGATTTCTTTGTTGAAAACAAGCTTGGAAACTGGAATGCAAATGTCTTTTTTATTGCTAAGAAGAAATGCATTCTTTTTGTAAACTCTAAAACTTTTTTTTCGGTTGTAATTCCACGATTTTCAGTAAAAGATATTAATAATCTGGACCAATTATTTATTGATAATTTACATGAGCAATTATTATATGAAAACATAGAAATTGATTACAAGGTTATGCTTTCAGAAATTGGTGAAATAAAATTCAATCCTACTAATAACAACAGAAAAACCATTGGTATTCTTACTTATAATATCGAAAAGATGAATTATTTTAAATATGAATATCCTGTTTTTAATAATCTTGTAATTAGAGAAATGACCGAAAAGCTAAACAACACGCCATTTAAACAATTAGACTGGAAAAACCCTGGTGAAAAAATGCTTTCACTTTTAAAAGAACAAAGCTTAATTTAA
- the cobM gene encoding precorrin-4 C(11)-methyltransferase: MKKIAIIAVTEKGLDKALTIQQEFPKSLVITTLQSSNGNVSSITSISDYLKDNFAKLDGICFVSALGICVRLIAPYIQDKKTDPAVISVDDLGLNVQSVLSGHKGGANDFASKIATILGGNAIISTSSDVQNIWALDTLGNQFNWQTESSISMTKTMALFVNNKPTALLLDIKDKGTKHLEETAPSFVTVFYNVAEIDFTKFELFIAVSYKVYEALIPSLFLVPKVLSVGSGCSKQLDFKLFEDTFKTKLAAEGLRFSAIKNFGSIDIKGEQQAYLDFSKANNIPFSTFTSDEINTITIPNPSEMVLSKIGVDGVSESCAMLLSNNDELLVEKQKIHLETNEKFTFSVALDVNVRRKTAVAIIGAGPGDEELITIKGKKYLEKADCVLYAGSLIPEEMTNWCKPGAIVRNSAMMTLEEQIALMQEHYKKGNAIVRLQCGDPSLYGAIQEQMTIFDELKMDYFIVPGISSFSAAAAVLKSEFTIPEIVQSIVLTRGEGKTPMPSKESISAFAATNATMCIFLSVGIAKKVQAQLLEHYDANTPVAVMYRISWKDEEIYQGKLENLAKIVKDSKKTRTVLIIVGHAIGARKNRSQLYSPDVKHIFRTNKKFVVTE, encoded by the coding sequence ATGAAAAAAATAGCCATTATTGCAGTTACTGAAAAAGGGTTAGATAAAGCACTTACTATTCAGCAAGAATTCCCAAAATCGTTGGTAATAACAACTTTGCAATCTAGTAACGGAAATGTATCAAGCATTACCTCTATTTCAGATTATTTAAAAGACAATTTCGCAAAGTTAGACGGTATTTGTTTTGTGAGTGCCTTAGGTATTTGCGTGCGTTTAATTGCTCCGTACATTCAAGATAAAAAAACAGACCCAGCAGTTATTTCTGTAGATGATTTAGGGTTGAATGTACAATCTGTATTAAGCGGACATAAAGGTGGAGCAAATGATTTTGCATCAAAAATAGCAACTATTTTAGGAGGAAATGCAATAATTTCTACTTCTAGTGATGTACAAAATATTTGGGCTTTAGATACCCTTGGTAATCAATTTAATTGGCAAACAGAAAGTTCTATTTCTATGACTAAAACAATGGCGTTGTTTGTAAATAACAAACCAACGGCGTTACTTTTAGATATTAAAGACAAAGGAACTAAACATTTAGAAGAAACAGCTCCTAGTTTTGTGACTGTTTTTTATAATGTAGCAGAAATTGATTTTACAAAATTTGAATTATTTATTGCAGTAAGTTACAAAGTATACGAAGCTTTAATACCTAGTTTATTTTTAGTTCCTAAAGTACTTTCTGTAGGTTCTGGATGTTCAAAACAATTAGACTTCAAACTTTTTGAAGATACTTTTAAAACAAAATTAGCAGCTGAAGGATTGCGTTTTTCTGCAATTAAAAACTTTGGTTCTATTGATATTAAAGGAGAGCAACAAGCTTATTTAGATTTTAGTAAAGCTAATAATATACCATTCAGCACATTTACTTCAGATGAAATAAATACAATTACGATACCTAATCCAAGTGAAATGGTGTTATCTAAAATTGGTGTAGACGGTGTTTCAGAATCTTGTGCGATGCTCCTTTCTAATAATGATGAATTACTTGTTGAAAAACAAAAAATACATTTAGAAACTAATGAAAAATTTACTTTTTCTGTTGCTTTAGATGTAAACGTAAGACGTAAAACTGCCGTTGCCATTATTGGTGCAGGTCCTGGTGATGAAGAGTTAATCACTATAAAAGGTAAAAAATATTTGGAAAAAGCAGACTGCGTATTATATGCAGGAAGCTTAATTCCTGAAGAAATGACCAATTGGTGTAAACCTGGAGCAATTGTAAGAAATTCTGCAATGATGACTTTAGAAGAGCAAATTGCTTTAATGCAAGAACACTACAAAAAAGGAAACGCAATTGTTCGTTTACAATGTGGAGACCCTTCTTTATATGGAGCAATTCAAGAACAAATGACCATTTTTGATGAGTTAAAAATGGATTATTTTATTGTTCCTGGTATTTCTTCTTTTAGTGCAGCAGCAGCGGTATTAAAATCAGAATTTACAATTCCTGAAATTGTGCAATCTATTGTATTAACTCGTGGAGAAGGAAAAACACCAATGCCATCAAAAGAAAGTATTTCTGCTTTTGCAGCAACTAATGCTACCATGTGTATCTTTTTAAGTGTAGGAATCGCTAAAAAAGTACAAGCACAATTATTAGAACATTATGATGCAAATACTCCTGTAGCTGTGATGTACAGAATTAGCTGGAAAGATGAAGAAATTTATCAAGGGAAATTAGAAAATCTAGCAAAAATTGTAAAAGACAGTAAAAAAACAAGAACGGTATTAATTATAGTTGGTCATGCAATTGGAGCTCGTAAAAACAGGTCTCAATTATACAGTCCTGATGTAAAACACATCTTTAGAACGAATAAGAAATTTGTAGTAACAGAGTAA
- the cobW gene encoding cobalamin biosynthesis protein CobW, translating to MNKIPITIVTGFLGVGKTTLVHNMLKNANGKRIAVLVNEFGEVDVDGQLIASSECGDDDCNLIQLPNGCICCTVQEEFLPSMLQLLERKEEIDHIVIETSGLSMPKPLVKAVNWPDLKPHITIDSVITVVDAVGIATGEICDRERVQAQRLADDSLDHETPIEELFLDQLVCADLVLVSKRDLVDDEKYDEITKIITAKARPNTKIIPVINGELDNALLLGIEASAEDDVDNRHSIHEEHHKQGSHHHHNDDVKTVLLEYAETADIKALVKDLKKLVEDHEIYRIKGFVNISNKPMRMVLQGVGSRFDYYFERAWGTTETRKTSIVVIGKNIKLTENNQIKTHVHHHDHGHSHSHSH from the coding sequence ATGAATAAAATTCCAATTACCATAGTTACCGGATTTTTAGGGGTAGGAAAAACTACCTTAGTACATAATATGTTAAAAAATGCCAATGGAAAGCGCATTGCTGTGTTGGTAAATGAGTTTGGAGAAGTAGATGTAGACGGACAATTAATAGCTTCATCTGAATGTGGAGACGACGATTGTAACTTAATTCAACTACCAAACGGTTGTATTTGCTGTACAGTACAAGAAGAGTTTTTACCGTCTATGTTGCAATTATTAGAGCGTAAAGAAGAGATTGACCATATTGTTATAGAAACTTCTGGTTTATCGATGCCTAAACCCTTAGTGAAAGCGGTAAACTGGCCCGATTTAAAACCTCATATTACTATAGATTCTGTGATTACCGTTGTGGATGCTGTAGGAATTGCTACTGGAGAAATTTGCGATAGAGAGCGTGTGCAAGCACAACGATTAGCAGATGATTCTTTAGATCATGAAACTCCGATTGAAGAACTTTTTTTAGACCAATTAGTTTGCGCTGATTTAGTTTTGGTAAGTAAAAGAGATTTAGTTGATGACGAGAAATATGATGAAATCACTAAAATAATTACTGCTAAAGCAAGACCAAATACTAAAATTATTCCTGTTATAAATGGTGAATTAGATAATGCTTTGTTGTTAGGTATAGAAGCTTCTGCGGAAGACGATGTAGATAATCGTCATTCAATTCACGAAGAGCACCATAAACAAGGAAGCCATCACCACCATAATGATGATGTTAAAACGGTTTTACTAGAGTATGCTGAAACGGCTGATATTAAAGCTTTGGTTAAAGATTTAAAAAAGTTGGTGGAAGACCATGAAATATACAGAATAAAAGGTTTTGTTAATATTTCTAACAAGCCAATGCGTATGGTTTTACAAGGAGTAGGTTCTCGTTTCGATTATTATTTTGAAAGAGCTTGGGGCACTACTGAAACTCGTAAAACAAGTATTGTGGTTATTGGTAAAAATATAAAATTGACTGAAAACAACCAAATAAAGACGCATGTACATCATCACGATCATGGACATTCTCATTCTCATTCTCATTAA
- a CDS encoding cobyrinate a,c-diamide synthase, with translation MAKQLIISAPSSNAGKTTLTLGLLRLLKRKTKAVQPFKVGPDYIDPKFHKLACGQTGVNLDLFMMSEEDINNNLNFYGKDSQVNCIEGVMGLFDGANKDKGSTAEMAKKLETPVLLVIDAKAVAYSVAPLIQGFVNFDADVKVMGVVFNRVGSERHYTMLQEACEDIGVPCFGYLANLKNIEIPSRHLGLNIKEIEKFDILIDEIADALETTMDWKAILDASKEVHVAPISSEEKKSTKKIKFAVAKDEAFNFIYPQNITAMEQLGAVTFFSPIHDSEIPTCDFMYFPGGYPEVYLKELSANKNMLHSIKEFAANGGQIYAECGGMMYLGKSIISEENESFEMVNFFDFEATIADKKLHLGYRTSTINEHIFKGHEFHYSSLIEDNETVTEATITNARAGDTTTKIYKKQNVMASYVHHYLGTSEILLQLINEINNKA, from the coding sequence TTGGCAAAACAACTCATCATATCGGCTCCGAGTAGCAACGCAGGTAAAACAACGCTTACTTTAGGTTTGTTGCGTTTATTGAAACGTAAAACAAAAGCAGTACAACCTTTTAAAGTGGGACCAGATTATATAGACCCAAAGTTTCATAAACTAGCTTGTGGACAAACAGGTGTCAATTTAGATTTGTTTATGATGTCTGAAGAAGATATTAATAACAATCTAAACTTTTACGGTAAAGATTCTCAAGTAAACTGCATCGAAGGTGTAATGGGGTTATTTGATGGTGCCAATAAAGACAAAGGAAGTACGGCAGAAATGGCTAAGAAATTAGAAACGCCCGTTTTATTGGTGATTGATGCAAAAGCGGTTGCGTATTCTGTTGCTCCACTTATTCAGGGTTTTGTCAATTTTGATGCTGATGTAAAAGTAATGGGTGTTGTTTTTAACCGTGTAGGTTCTGAAAGACATTATACCATGTTACAAGAAGCTTGTGAAGATATTGGAGTGCCATGTTTTGGATATTTAGCTAACTTAAAAAACATTGAAATTCCATCTAGACACCTTGGGTTAAATATTAAGGAAATTGAAAAATTTGATATTCTGATTGATGAAATTGCAGATGCTTTAGAAACTACTATGGATTGGAAAGCAATATTAGACGCTTCTAAAGAAGTGCACGTTGCTCCTATTTCATCCGAAGAAAAAAAATCAACTAAAAAAATAAAATTTGCAGTCGCTAAAGATGAAGCTTTCAACTTTATATATCCTCAAAATATAACAGCCATGGAGCAATTAGGTGCTGTTACATTTTTTAGTCCTATTCACGATAGTGAAATTCCTACTTGTGATTTTATGTATTTCCCTGGTGGATACCCTGAGGTGTATTTAAAAGAATTATCTGCTAATAAAAACATGTTACATAGCATTAAAGAATTTGCTGCAAATGGCGGACAAATATATGCCGAATGTGGTGGTATGATGTATTTAGGGAAATCTATAATTTCTGAAGAAAATGAATCTTTTGAAATGGTAAATTTCTTCGATTTCGAAGCTACAATTGCAGATAAAAAACTGCATTTAGGATATCGTACTTCTACTATTAACGAGCATATTTTTAAAGGACACGAGTTTCATTATTCGAGTTTAATAGAGGATAACGAAACAGTTACCGAAGCAACAATTACAAATGCGAGAGCAGGCGATACAACAACAAAAATTTATAAAAAACAGAATGTAATGGCTTCTTATGTACATCATTATTTGGGTACATCAGAAATACTTTTACAATTGATTAACGAAATAAATAATAAAGCATGA
- a CDS encoding AAA family ATPase → MIQNTQQINFPFSAIVGQDNFKLALILNLVDPLIGGVLAIGDKGTGKTTLIRSLTNLMDTEQKYPFVNLPIGVSEDRLIGSIDLEQLINHKKEVINLGLMAQAHQGILYVDEVNLLQDYLTDILLDAAASGTFYLEREGVSRNFKSRFCLVGSMNPEEGNLRPQLKDRFGLSVQITTPTDAKVRQQIIKSRLSFDDNPTQFATEYIDKDLAISKQITNAKVRLSFIPINDAIIEHCSELAIQHQVEGLRADILLVKTARAFAAYNNASEITTKDVDSIADFVLNHRSLNKDPNQQNQSQNENKNEQQQESSSEPNSSSKEENIAFLNPKNTFQKQKEVTTNTLQHETNSVYSSEGNLTVTDTRKTVSQYLATDKFDLKTKRKSNILKQHHIFLIDSSGSMLKDQIIAYAKGTVNKIAESSKKQNTQFSIVSLFNGEAQLILNQTGILKDIEIALTELKTGGKTNLTAGFKQVKGICSSVDFNHSLHIITDGKLNAESNLDDTVLAFQTYCKGIQKTQVIDAEKGMVKIGEAKELANRIRANYEILITENI, encoded by the coding sequence ATGATACAAAATACACAACAAATAAATTTTCCTTTTTCGGCAATTGTTGGTCAAGATAATTTTAAGCTAGCGCTTATACTAAATTTAGTAGATCCGCTTATTGGTGGCGTGTTAGCTATTGGTGATAAAGGAACAGGAAAAACTACATTAATACGTTCGTTAACCAACTTAATGGACACAGAACAAAAGTACCCTTTTGTGAATCTTCCTATCGGTGTTTCTGAAGACAGACTTATTGGTAGTATTGATTTAGAACAATTGATAAACCATAAAAAAGAAGTGATCAACCTTGGGTTAATGGCACAAGCACATCAAGGTATTTTATATGTTGATGAGGTAAATCTTTTACAAGATTACCTTACAGATATATTATTAGATGCCGCTGCTTCGGGTACTTTTTATTTAGAAAGAGAAGGCGTATCTCGTAATTTTAAAAGTCGCTTTTGCTTAGTCGGTTCTATGAATCCTGAAGAAGGAAATTTAAGACCACAATTAAAAGATCGTTTTGGGTTAAGTGTGCAAATAACAACACCTACGGATGCTAAAGTGCGACAACAAATCATAAAGTCTCGTTTATCTTTTGATGATAATCCCACTCAGTTTGCTACTGAATATATAGATAAAGACCTTGCTATTTCTAAGCAAATTACAAATGCCAAAGTAAGACTATCCTTTATCCCTATTAATGATGCTATTATTGAACATTGTAGCGAACTAGCCATTCAGCATCAGGTAGAAGGTTTGCGTGCAGATATTTTATTAGTAAAAACTGCTAGAGCTTTTGCAGCTTATAATAATGCATCAGAAATTACCACAAAAGATGTAGATAGTATTGCCGATTTTGTTTTAAACCATCGTAGTTTAAATAAAGACCCAAATCAGCAAAATCAATCTCAAAACGAAAACAAAAACGAGCAACAACAAGAATCTTCTTCAGAACCTAATAGTTCTTCAAAAGAAGAAAATATTGCTTTTTTAAATCCGAAGAATACCTTTCAGAAACAAAAAGAGGTAACAACAAATACGTTACAACACGAAACGAATTCAGTTTATAGTTCTGAAGGGAATCTTACTGTTACTGATACTAGAAAAACTGTAAGTCAATATTTAGCAACAGATAAGTTTGATTTAAAAACCAAACGAAAATCGAATATTTTAAAACAGCATCATATCTTTTTAATAGACTCTAGTGGTTCTATGTTAAAAGACCAAATTATAGCCTATGCTAAAGGTACCGTTAACAAAATAGCAGAAAGCTCTAAAAAACAAAACACACAATTTTCTATAGTTTCTTTATTTAACGGAGAAGCACAATTAATTTTAAATCAAACAGGAATATTAAAAGATATTGAAATCGCTTTAACAGAACTTAAAACTGGTGGAAAAACGAATTTAACTGCTGGTTTTAAACAAGTAAAAGGTATTTGTAGTTCTGTTGATTTTAATCACAGTCTACATATAATTACGGATGGAAAATTAAATGCAGAAAGCAATTTAGATGATACGGTTTTGGCTTTTCAAACCTATTGCAAAGGAATACAAAAAACGCAGGTTATTGATGCAGAAAAAGGGATGGTAAAAATTGGAGAAGCAAAAGAACTAGCCAATCGTATTCGTGCCAATTATGAAATTTTAATTACAGAAAATATATAA
- the bluB gene encoding 5,6-dimethylbenzimidazole synthase, with product MNKFTPENIETLEQIILARRDVRGNRFIDKAIAKADLDKILFAGVNAPSVGFSQPWEFVIIKDLEIRNKVKDSFFEENEMAKTLFEGKKTDAYTQLKLEGIVESALNIAVFYKPSQHPVLGQTAMKEAGVYSVVCAIQNMWLMARALDIGLGWVSILNPDTIKTILNAPEDRQLIGYLCLGHVDEFYENPELERLQWEKRKNINDVIIKESYS from the coding sequence ATGAACAAATTCACTCCAGAAAATATTGAAACCTTAGAGCAAATAATACTCGCTCGTAGAGATGTTAGAGGAAATCGTTTTATAGATAAAGCGATTGCTAAAGCAGATTTAGATAAGATATTGTTTGCTGGAGTAAATGCACCTTCGGTGGGGTTTTCGCAACCTTGGGAATTTGTTATTATTAAAGATTTAGAAATTAGAAATAAAGTTAAAGACAGTTTTTTTGAAGAAAACGAAATGGCTAAAACACTTTTCGAAGGAAAGAAAACAGATGCGTATACCCAATTAAAACTAGAAGGTATTGTAGAATCTGCTTTAAATATAGCTGTTTTTTATAAACCAAGCCAACATCCCGTTTTAGGGCAAACTGCAATGAAAGAAGCCGGAGTTTATTCGGTGGTTTGTGCTATTCAGAATATGTGGTTAATGGCACGCGCATTGGATATTGGATTGGGTTGGGTAAGTATTCTAAATCCTGATACCATTAAAACGATACTAAATGCACCTGAAGACAGACAACTAATAGGCTATTTATGTTTAGGACACGTAGATGAGTTTTATGAAAACCCTGAATTAGAACGTTTACAATGGGAAAAACGAAAGAATATTAACGATGTGATAATTAAAGAATCGTATTCTTAA
- a CDS encoding precorrin-6A/cobalt-precorrin-6A reductase produces MILVFGGTTEGNKVANLLQGKEMPFVYSTKTNIPFEENKIASYRNGALDEKELEEYLLKNKIHTIINASHPFAEILHNTIAEVAEELQIPVIRFGRKLLSKTIHPSVIYVDSYENALEQFEEKSTLLALTGVQSIKRLKPWWKNNLSYFRILDRSESLAIARESNFPEEQLILGLPSSNLEKEIEIIQQKKTTLILTKETGNSGFLNTKIEAALKTDSKIIIITQPKTPAYFKQVFNETELHHLLIKIQPLELLTKNSGLWG; encoded by the coding sequence ATGATATTGGTATTTGGAGGAACAACGGAAGGAAATAAAGTAGCAAATTTACTACAAGGAAAAGAGATGCCTTTTGTGTATTCAACAAAAACCAATATCCCTTTTGAAGAAAATAAGATAGCTAGTTATAGAAACGGAGCTTTAGATGAAAAAGAGCTAGAAGAATATTTATTAAAAAATAAAATTCACACAATTATTAATGCTTCCCACCCTTTTGCTGAAATATTACATAATACCATTGCAGAAGTGGCAGAAGAATTACAAATACCAGTAATAAGATTTGGTCGAAAATTACTTTCAAAAACCATCCATCCATCAGTAATTTATGTCGATTCTTATGAGAATGCTTTAGAACAATTTGAAGAAAAATCAACTTTATTAGCACTTACAGGAGTTCAATCCATAAAAAGACTAAAACCTTGGTGGAAAAACAATCTTTCCTATTTTAGAATACTCGACAGGTCTGAATCATTAGCAATTGCAAGAGAAAGTAATTTTCCTGAAGAACAATTGATTTTAGGTTTACCATCGTCTAATTTAGAAAAGGAAATTGAAATTATACAACAGAAAAAAACAACTCTAATTTTAACTAAGGAAACTGGAAATAGTGGTTTTTTAAATACCAAAATTGAAGCTGCTTTAAAAACCGATTCGAAAATAATCATTATTACTCAACCCAAAACTCCTGCTTATTTTAAACAAGTATTTAACGAAACTGAATTACATCACTTGTTAATCAAAATCCAACCTTTGGAATTATTGACTAAAAATTCAGGTTTATGGGGTTAA
- a CDS encoding cob(I)yrinic acid a,c-diamide adenosyltransferase has protein sequence MKIYTRKGDKGTTGVFGGKREFKNSARIECIGTLDEVNSTIGLMRSKLGNEHEWQSNLHRIQKDMMNMMSHLARPSDSKKVNPNPEPKDGAEFCEIWMDAMEDNISSPSDYFLLPGGNEISALCHVCRTQMRRGERQLVTLMQEDPECVHDYIMSYVNRMSDLFFTMARAEMDKHGVAEEKWNLFLYKRKKKKS, from the coding sequence ATGAAAATTTACACAAGAAAAGGAGACAAAGGTACCACCGGCGTTTTTGGAGGAAAAAGAGAGTTTAAAAACTCTGCAAGAATTGAATGTATTGGTACTTTAGATGAGGTGAATTCTACCATAGGATTGATGCGTTCTAAACTAGGAAATGAGCATGAATGGCAATCAAACCTGCACCGTATTCAAAAAGATATGATGAATATGATGTCGCATTTGGCACGTCCATCAGATTCTAAAAAAGTAAACCCAAATCCTGAACCTAAAGATGGTGCTGAATTCTGTGAAATTTGGATGGATGCTATGGAAGACAATATTAGTTCTCCTTCTGATTATTTTTTGTTACCTGGTGGAAATGAAATATCGGCACTTTGCCACGTTTGTAGAACACAAATGCGCAGAGGCGAAAGACAATTGGTTACTTTAATGCAAGAAGACCCAGAATGTGTACATGATTATATTATGAGTTATGTAAACAGAATGTCTGATTTATTTTTTACAATGGCAAGAGCAGAAATGGACAAGCACGGTGTTGCTGAAGAAAAATGGAATCTGTTTTTATACAAGAGAAAGAAAAAGAAAAGTTAA
- the cbiE gene encoding precorrin-6y C5,15-methyltransferase (decarboxylating) subunit CbiE: MEQKNTHIDFYLIGISNHAIPLLSNDALELMKGSIVFSGGKRHYQLVKSFLPKHHTWIEISGKMDALIKQYKNMDASIVVFASGDPFFYGFGNTLQRLIPNAKLKAYPYFSSIQLLCHKTQTNYNTLKSVSIHGRDWSALDEALIQRNELVGVLTDNKKTPAEIAKRMLQYGFDNYSITIGEALDGNEEHIEQLDLVTCSHKTHNNLNCVLLKQTKHKDKPFGIPDDAFIPLTNRPNMITKMPIRLSTLNALQLQNKKVLWDIGSCTGSVAIEVKKQYPHLKIVAFEKREECGAIIQKNTEKFSTPGIDIVIDDFFNINLKEFPIPDVVFIGGHGGRLKELIRIIDALNPSVRIVTNAVKESSTVVFVTELSKLNYKIHTSSIQVNEHNKISIHTAEKI, translated from the coding sequence ATGGAGCAAAAAAATACACATATCGATTTTTATTTAATTGGAATTAGCAACCATGCTATTCCCCTATTAAGTAATGATGCTTTAGAATTAATGAAGGGTTCAATAGTTTTTTCTGGCGGAAAACGTCATTATCAATTAGTAAAATCGTTTTTACCTAAACACCATACTTGGATTGAAATTTCAGGTAAAATGGATGCTCTTATCAAACAATATAAAAACATGGATGCTTCTATTGTTGTTTTTGCTTCTGGAGACCCATTTTTCTATGGTTTTGGTAATACTTTACAACGATTAATTCCAAATGCGAAACTAAAAGCATATCCTTATTTCAGTAGTATTCAATTACTATGTCATAAAACACAAACCAACTATAATACCTTAAAATCGGTATCCATTCACGGTAGAGATTGGTCGGCTTTAGATGAAGCTTTAATTCAACGTAACGAATTAGTAGGTGTCTTAACCGATAACAAAAAAACACCTGCCGAAATTGCCAAACGAATGCTTCAATACGGTTTTGATAATTATTCAATAACCATAGGAGAAGCTTTAGATGGAAACGAAGAACATATTGAACAATTAGATTTAGTTACTTGTTCTCATAAAACACATAATAACCTCAACTGTGTATTACTAAAGCAAACAAAACATAAAGACAAACCATTTGGTATTCCAGATGATGCATTTATTCCTTTAACGAATAGGCCAAATATGATTACCAAAATGCCGATACGTCTAAGCACTCTTAATGCTTTACAATTACAAAATAAAAAAGTGCTTTGGGACATTGGTTCTTGTACAGGTTCGGTGGCTATTGAAGTAAAAAAACAGTATCCGCATTTAAAAATTGTTGCCTTCGAAAAGCGAGAAGAATGTGGAGCAATAATTCAAAAAAATACAGAGAAATTCTCCACTCCGGGGATTGATATTGTTATTGATGATTTTTTCAATATCAACTTAAAAGAATTTCCAATTCCTGATGTTGTTTTTATTGGCGGTCATGGCGGACGATTAAAAGAATTGATTAGGATTATTGATGCATTAAATCCATCAGTAAGAATCGTAACCAACGCAGTCAAAGAAAGCAGCACAGTAGTATTTGTTACAGAATTATCAAAATTAAATTACAAAATTCATACAAGCTCAATTCAAGTAAATGAGCATAATAAGATTAGCATTCACACAGCAGAAAAAATATAA